One segment of Anguilla anguilla isolate fAngAng1 chromosome 1, fAngAng1.pri, whole genome shotgun sequence DNA contains the following:
- the spred1 gene encoding sprouty-related, EVH1 domain-containing protein 1 → MSEESTNPNNDDSYARVRAVVMTRDDSSGGWLPLGGGGLSCVTVYKVSRQDDGGCPDFLIQGERLKDKSVVLECVLKKDLVYNKVNPIFHHWRINDKKFGLTFQSPADARAFDRGIRRAIEDISQGCPSYSEPEVAEDGLQVNPEPPSICTAMKEPFSPPSGVVSSEPCRGCYVRAQPFDEFPTANRRYVPPQVSFKSTRHVSFHMDEEEIVRINPRKDVLIRGYEDYRHPVMWKQDPEREEVDFTVPFSKLDSKKCEYLYPEGPESHAGKDSIKTQPSPLLKGKKSRRRREDGERSRCIYCREMFNHEDNRRGQCQDAPDPIKQCIYKVSCMLCAESMLYHCMSDSEGDFSDPCSCDTGDEQFCLRWLALVALSFIAPCMCCYLPLRACHHCGEACRCCGGKHKANG, encoded by the exons TGACAGTTACGCGCGCGTGAGAGCAGTGGTCATGACTCGGGATGACTCCAGCGGGGGATGGCTGCCCTTGGGCGGGGGAGGCCTCAGCTGCGTCACCGTCTACAAAGTCAGCCGGCAGGACGACGGCGGGTGCCCCGACTTCCTCATCCAGGGGGAGCGGCTCAAAGACAAATCG GTTGTGCTGGAGTGTGTTCTAAAGAAGGATCTGGTGTACAACAAGGTGAACCCCATATTTCACCACTGGAGGATCAACGACAAGAAGTTTGGCCTGACGTTCCAGAGTCCTGCGGACGCCAGGGCCTTCGACCGCGGCATCCGCCGAGCCATCGAGGACATCAGCCAAG GCTGTCCGTCGTACAGCGAGCCTGAGGTTGCTGAAGATGGATTGCAG GTGAACCCCGAGCCTCCCTCCATTTGCACGGCCATGAAGGAGCCCTTCTCCCCGCCGAGCGGCGTGGTGAGCTCGGAGCCCTGCCGGGGCTGCTACGTGCGCGCCCAGCCCTTCGACGAGTTCCCCACCGCCAACCGCCGCTACGTGCCCCCCCAG GTGTCCTTCAAGTCGACGCGCCACGTGAGCTTTCACATGGACGAGGAGGAGATCGTGCGGATCAACCCCCGCAAGGACGTCCTCATCCGAGGGTACGAGGACTACCGGCACCCCGTCATGTGGAAGCAGGACCCGGAGCGCGAGGAGGTGGACTTCACGGTCCCCTTCTCCAAGCTGGACTCCAAGAAGTGCGAGTACCTGTACCCCGAGGGCCCCGAGAGCCACGCCGGCAAGGACTCCATCAAGACCCAGCCGTCGCCGCTGCTCAAGGGCAAGAAgtcgcggcggcggcgggaggaCGGCGAGCGCTCCCGCTGCATCTACTGCCGCGAGATGTTCAACCACGAGGACAACCGGCGGGGCCAGTGCCAGGACGCGCCCGACCCCATCAAGCAGTGCATCTACAAAGTCAGCTGCATGCTGTGCGCCGAGAGCATGCTCTACCACTGCATGTCCGACTCGGAGGGCGACTTCTCGGACCCGTGCTCCTGCGACACCGGCGACGAGCAGTTCTGCCTGCGCTGGCTGGCGCTGGTGGCGCTGTCCTTCATCGCGCCCTGCATGTGCTGCTACCTGCCGCTGCGCGCCTGCCACCACTGCGGCGAGGCCTGCCGCTGCTGCGGCGGCAAGCACAAGGCGAACGGCTGA
- the fam98b gene encoding protein FAM98B, whose translation MEYDILDILEQLGYNGPLLNEEVLAKASEGGLSSPEYIDLCVWLTSRLKRLCCLEENLSADPGDIDGLQFEISGLLKELSCPYTTLVSGDVQQRLKNKDDCLKLILFLSSELQAAQVMQTKSVQESTSVEQNTASPDLRLICRVLGLSESECLDPAQLFSTIETKISNILERIPKEHIGKPVLKSSIGGEQWEELEKINTVLSSEYECRRRMLIKRLDVTVQSFSWSERAKDQIDSMAKVYQPKRHSLKIKTSVSLEHLLAAREDICNVVKTSSGSSREKTTCAINKILMGRVPDRGGRPSEIEAPPPEMPPWQKRQEGGGRGGGWGGRGGGGGGKGGWGGREGGGKGGWGNDGGGKGGWGHQGGGKGGWGHQGGGKGGWGHHGGGGSGYYKGKGGDYY comes from the exons ATGGAATACGATATCCTGGACATTTTGGAACAGCTCGG GTATAATGGGCCTTTGCTGAATGAAGAGGTCCTTGCAAAAGCATCCGAAGGCGGTTTGTCTTCACCCGAGTATATAGATCTGTGCGTATGGTTAACTTCTCGACTGAAACGCCTGTGCTGCTTAGAAGAAAATCTGTCTGCCGACCCAG GTGACATTGATGGACTTCAGTTTGAGATTAGCGGGTTGCTGAAAGAGCTGTCCTGCCCATATACAACTCTAGTCTCGGGGGATGTGCAACAGAgactaaaaaataaagatgactGTCTAAAACTGATCT tgtttttaaGTTCAGAGCTGCAGGCTGCACAGGTAATGCAGACCAAGTCAGTTCAAGAGAGCACCAGCGTGGAACAGAACACAGCCTCTCCAGATCTCAGGCTCATCTGCAGAGTACTCGGTCTATCTGAATCAGAATGTCTGGATCCAGCCCAGTTATTTTCCACCATTGAAACCAAG ATAAGTAATATTCTTGAAAGAATTCCAAAGGAGCACATAGGCAAGCCAGTGTTGAAGTCCTCCATCGGTGGCGAACAGTGG gaggagctggagaagatcAACACGGTTCTGTCTTCCGAGTACGAGTGCCGAAGGAGGATGCTAATCAAGCGCCTGGACGTCACCGTTCAGTCCTTCAGCTGGTCAGAGAGAGCCAAG GACCAGATAGACAGTATGGCTAAAGTCTATCAGCCAAAGAGACATTCATTGAAAATTAAGACATCAGTAAGCCTTGAACACCTGCTTGCTGCCAGAGAGGACATTTGCAATGTTGTGAAAACGAGCAGTGGCTCAAGTCGGGAGAAGACCACCTGTGCTATTAACAAG ATCCTAATGGGCAGGGTGCCCGATCGAGGTGGACGCCCATCGGAAAtcgaagcccctccccccgagATGCCCCCATGGCAGAAGaggcaggaaggaggagggagaggcggCGGGTGGGGTGGacgaggaggtgggggtggtgggaagggtggctgggggggtcgagagggaggggggaaaggtgGATGGGGCAACGACGGAGGAGGGAAAGGTGGGTGGGGCCACCAGGGAGGGGGAAAAGGTGGCTGGGGCCaccagggaggggggaaaggtgGGTGGGGCCATCATGGAGGGGGAGGAAGTGGATATTataaggggaaggggggagattATTattga